In Posidoniimonas polymericola, the genomic window TGCCGGCTACGCTGCGCGATTCTTAACCGCTTCACGCAACTCGGCACGCCTCAGTTCGTCTGGAGTTAGTCGACAAGGCCCTAGGAAGGCACAAGTTGGTCGAGACGCTCTAGCCGAACGCGATGAATCGACTGAGGCACTTGCCTCGGATAGCGCCGATCCTGCGGTCTGCGATAGCCCACGACTTTCGGACAGCGGCGGGCCAGGTTTCTACGCCGCTATTGCCGGGGCGTTTTCGGCTTCGAATTGCTCGGGTGTCTTGTAGCCGAGCGACTGGTGAAGCCGCTGGCGATTGTAGAACACGTCGATGTATTTGAACACGCTTTGGCGTGCCGCTTCTAGGTCGTCGTAGGTTTCGTGCTTGGTCCACTCGTGCTTGAGTGACCAGAAGAACCGCTCGGCCACCGCGTTGTCGTAGCAGTCGCCGCGGCGGCTCATCGAGCACTCGATGCCCAGCGTCTTGAGGGTCTTCTGGTAGCCCTCGCTGGTGTACTGACAGCCGCGGTCGCTGTGGTGCAGCAGCTCGCCCCGGTTGGGGCGACGCGACTGGACCGCGTGACGCAACGCCCCACTGACCAGCGGCGTCGCCAGCGAGTCGCTCATCGCCCAGCCCACCACCTTGCGGCTGAACAGGTCGACCACCGCGGCCAGGTAGACCCACCCCGCCGCGGTCGGCAGGTAGGTGATGTCGGTGACCCACTTCTGGTTGGGCCGCTCGGCCGTGAAGTCGCGGCCCAGCGTGTTGGGCGCCGGACGCTTCGACGGGTCGGACGTGGTTGTCGTCGGCGTGAACGCCCTGCGGACCCGGCTCTTGAGGCCCAGATCCCTCATCGCACGGGCGACCGTGTTGCGGCAGGCGCTCTCCAACTCCTGGTTCTCCCTGAGAGCCTCGGCGATCTTGGCCGGGCCGTAGATCGTGTGGCTCTCGGCGAACACCTGCCGAACGCCGGCGTGAATCCTCGCGGTCCGCTCCGCCCGCGGGCTGACGGAACGGTCGATCGAGTCGTAGTAGCCCGAGCGGCTCACGCCCAAGAGTTCGCACATCAGCGCGATTGGAAAGGAGCCGCGGTGCTCGGTGATCCAGGCGTGCTTCACGTCGACTCCTTCGCGAAGTACGCCGTGGCTTTTTTTAGGATTTCTCGCTCCAGCTCCGCCCGCTTGAGCTGCCTGCGGACCCGCTTCAACTCGTCGCGGAGCTCGGCGACCGTCGCCTCTTCGCCGCAAGGCTCGGGGGGCGGGACAAGCTTCGCATGCCAGCCCCGCAGCGACGCCTCGCACACCCCTACCGCCTGGCTCGCCGCCTTGATCGAATACCCCTCCTCAACTACCAGACGCACCGCGTCACGCTTGAACTCCTCGCTGTACGTTGGCCGCTTCCGCTTCGATTGATCGTCCATCCGGACCTCCTTCGGGAACCATTATTCCGGCTCCCGCCGCTGTCCGAAAGTCGTGGGCTATCGCAGTCGACGCAGGCGTTCTGATTCGCGGCTGCTCTGGGCATCTCCACCAATAGCGATAAGACCGGACAAGAAAATCAGATGTCGCCATTGCTTTACTATTCGCGGCGTTGATCTTAAGCTATTCAGAGTTGGATCAATGGGCTTCTGGAGAAAGAATCCGTCAGTAGGCTATGTGGGACAAAAGTGCAAAACCTGTCGTGATCGAAGTCCCAGCTGGGTCTTATCACATCGGCGATGAGCTGGTGCCCGACGCTAGTCCCCGGCATGAGAAGCACTTCGCGGAGAGTTTCTGGATCGACCGGTTCCCAGTCTCGTGGCGCGACTACGAGACTTTTGTGGCTGGCGGGGGGTACGGCAAGCAGGAACTTTGGAGGAGAGCCGGGGCAGATTCTGATTGGCAAATGCCCGACTCAGTCGACGCCAGTTGTCGCGGTCTCATTGAATCGAGCGGCCCTCTACGAAATAGGCTGAGTGGGAAGGTACACCAGTCGTCCGACCTCCCCCTAACCGGATTGAGCTGGTTTGCGGCGCAGGCGTTTTGCAGCTTCTTCTCGGCGCGGCTCCCCTTTGAGTCTGAGTGGGAGGCCGCCATGCAGGGCGCCCAACCCACTAGTCAGCATGACCCATTCACTCAGCACTCAGTCTGGCGTGGTTCATTCTCCTGCGAGTGCCTCCCTGGTCTGATTGAGGAATGGACCGCGGACGCGTTCAGCCCGTGCTACTGGAGAGCGGACGGGTACAACCGCGGGCATCACCTGAAGTCTGCCGGAGGCTCATCGGACGCTTCGGTCCGGGGCGCTCCACCGGGAACATCTGGGTTCACCATATCTTGGCGCAAAGGTAAGTCGCCCAATGAAACAAGTCCCTATCGGGGATTCCGTCGCGTATGGGACATGCTTCCCTCAGACCTACCGGTCTGGGGGGAGTGAGTTCGATATTCATTCTTACCCCTCATAAGACGCCTACAGGTTGGCGATTGTGGAGTTTGGAACCTATGCCAGAGTCGTCAGGAAACTCACTCGATCATCTCAGGAGCCCCAAGACGACGTGCCCGCACTGCTGGCACAAGTTCCCAGTATCACGGGCGCTTTACATTTCGGAGCACGCAGATCTTACGGGTGACGATGTCATCAGTGATAAGGGCGTTCAGACAAGGTTTAGCCCCCTCAACGTGAGCACCAATCGTGAGGGGAAGGCGATAGACCCCAGAGGGTGGCCGATGACCGAACGGGCTTGCCCCAGATGCCACCTCCAGGTGCCGACGGACGTCTTGGGCATCACACCTAGGTTCATCTCCATTGTGGGAGCACCAGGTTCGGGCAAGACCTACTTCCTGACGGTCATGCTCAAACAGCTGC contains:
- a CDS encoding IS3 family transposase, which encodes MKHAWITEHRGSFPIALMCELLGVSRSGYYDSIDRSVSPRAERTARIHAGVRQVFAESHTIYGPAKIAEALRENQELESACRNTVARAMRDLGLKSRVRRAFTPTTTTSDPSKRPAPNTLGRDFTAERPNQKWVTDITYLPTAAGWVYLAAVVDLFSRKVVGWAMSDSLATPLVSGALRHAVQSRRPNRGELLHHSDRGCQYTSEGYQKTLKTLGIECSMSRRGDCYDNAVAERFFWSLKHEWTKHETYDDLEAARQSVFKYIDVFYNRQRLHQSLGYKTPEQFEAENAPAIAA
- a CDS encoding transposase, yielding MDDQSKRKRPTYSEEFKRDAVRLVVEEGYSIKAASQAVGVCEASLRGWHAKLVPPPEPCGEEATVAELRDELKRVRRQLKRAELEREILKKATAYFAKEST
- a CDS encoding SUMF1/EgtB/PvdO family nonheme iron enzyme; amino-acid sequence: MWDKSAKPVVIEVPAGSYHIGDELVPDASPRHEKHFAESFWIDRFPVSWRDYETFVAGGGYGKQELWRRAGADSDWQMPDSVDASCRGLIESSGPLRNRLSGKVHQSSDLPLTGLSWFAAQAFCSFFSARLPFESEWEAAMQGAQPTSQHDPFTQHSVWRGSFSCECLPGLIEEWTADAFSPCYWRADGYNRGHHLKSAGGSSDASVRGAPPGTSGFTISWRKGKSPNETSPYRGFRRVWDMLPSDLPVWGE